The segment ATCTTGGCACCAGAGGCGAGCGCCATAAGCTGATTGCCCATGCAGATGCCGTAAGTGGGGAGCTGACGCTCGAAGGCATACTGTATCTGTCTGATCGTCTCCTTGCAGCAAGTCGGCGAGCCAGGACCATTACTGATGAAGACACCTCGCAGCCCCTCGATCTGCTCCAAAGGATAGTCCCAAGGAACGCGATGGAGGGTGAAGCGCTCATCGATGAGCGAGCGAAGGATGTTGTCCTTGAGTCCACAGTCGATCAGAGCTATATGACAATCGCCCGATCCGTAGATGCGCGGCTCGGAGCAAGAGGCTTGGGCAACTAAGTTTTGCTCTCCGATGGCAGGCTCTATGGGAGAGGTCTCGCCCTCGATAGTTATTGTGCCGACCTGGATACCATGGTCACGCAGATGCTTGGTCAGAGCTCGTGTATCGATGCCCGTAATCCCCACGACGCCCTGCTCTGCCATGAAGTCTCCTAGAGACTGCTCCGCATTCCAGTGTGAGTACTCAGGCGAGTAGCTATTGACTATCAGAGCACGCATGAGACAGCCGTCACTCTCGTAGTATTTTGGGATGTCGTACTCATCTCGGGTAGCAGCGGGGATACCATAGTTGCCCACCATCGGATAGGTCATCACCAAGATCTGCCCCATATAGCTGGGATCGGTGAGCGACTCGGTGTAACCATTCATGGCTGTATTAAAGACTACCTCCCCGGCCAACTGTCTAGTCGCACCGAAGTGCCAGCCCGTGTAGGTAGATCCGTCTTGTAGCGTGAGCGTAGCTTTGCGCTGTGTGGATGTTTGCATGATTATTAGTTGAAAAGAGCGTCTATGTCTATTTGCGATTGTACTGCTGCTCGTAATAAGCAATGAAAGCATCGTTGACGAGATGGGACCCTCCAGGCGTAGGATAGTCGCCCGTAAAGTACCAGTCGCCAGGATGATGTGGGATAGCTTCGTGTAGTGTCTCGACTGTCTGGTAGACAATGCTAACCTCTGCCTTGATGCCGTCTGATTTGACTAACTCAGCGATCTTAGCAGAGATCTCTTCCTCCGTAAAGGACGCATAAAGAGTCTTGATCACGTTGGGTACATACTCCGTGAGCGGACGCTCCCTGAGAGCTATCGCCTCACGGTATGCCTCGTCAAGCATACGCTGCTGGCCTCGCTCCTGAAGGAGTGCGATCATAGCTCTAAAGGCTATAAACTCATCCACGTGACGCATATCGATGCCGTAGTAGTCGGGATAGCGAATCTGTGGAGCACTAGAGACGAAGACTATCTTGCGCGGTCCTAAGCGGTCTAGGATCGTGAGGATGCTCTGACGTATCGTGGTGCCTCGTACGATACTATCGTCGATGACCACGAGGTTGTCCACGCCACGCTCGATGGAGCCGTAGGTGACGTCATAGACGTGCGTCGCTAGGTCGTTGCGCGTATTGCCTTCGGAGATGAAGGTGCGTAGCTTGATATCCTTGATGGCGACCTTCTCACTACGTATGCGCTGCGAGAGGATATGCTTTAGTTGTGCGTCAAAGTCGGGAGTTCCCAGCACCTGCTCGATCTGCTCCGCCTTGCGCTTGTTAAGCTCTAAGTTTAGTCCCTCCAGCATACCGAAGTAAGCGACCTCGGCGGTGTTGGGGATAAAGGAGAAGACCGAATGAGTCAAGTCGCCGTCTATCTCTCTGAGGATAGCTGGCGTGAGGAGTTGCCCTAGCATCTTACGCTCCCGGTAGATGTCTCGATCACTACCACGAGAGAAGTAGATACGCTCGAAGGAGCAAGCTTTCAGTTCGCCAGGCTCCAGGATCTGCGTGATACTCGGATTAGCTTTGTTGTCTATGGTGAGCGCCTCGCCAGGGTTTAGCTCGAGAACCTTGTCGTAGGTCACATTCATCACCGTCTGGATCACGGGACGCTCGCTAGCTACGACGATGATCTCGTCATCGATGTAGTAGAATGCGGGGCGGATGCCGTTGCGATCTCTCAGGACGAAGGAATCTCCCGATCCCGTCATACCGCACATCACAAAGCCCCCATCCCAGATAGGACTGGTACGATGCAACACGTTGGTCAGATCAAGATTGTCCTCGATGAAGTGCGTTATATCCATCCCCTCTAGCCCCTGCTCCTCGTGAGCGATCTTGTAGAGACGCTCCACCTCACGGTCTAGACGGTGACCCACTTGGTCTAATATAATATGTGTGTCGCTAGAGGTACGAGGGTGCTGACCGATGGCTGTGATTTCGTCAAAGATACCCGACACATTGGTCAGGTTGAAGTTACCACACACGGCGAGCGACTTCGCTCTCCAGTTGCTACGGCGTATCATCGGGTGTACGAAAGTCAAGCCCGCCAAGTCTGTCGTGCTGTAACGTAGATGACCCATGTAGCAATCACCGAGGAAAGGCGTATAGCGCTCAGCTTGCGTCGCCTGCTCTACAGTAGGCGTCGTACCATCGTGAGCCATGGCTATGGTCTCATGTACCGTCTTGAAGATCTCCGTAATAGCGTTACTGCCGAGAGCTCTCTCTCGATAGATATACTCATCACCTGGAGGTGCCTGAGTCTTGACCACAGCCAGCCCAGCACCATCTTGACCGCGGTTGTGCTGCTTCTCCATCAGGAGGTAGAGCTTGTTCAACCCGTAGAGGGTCGTACCATAGTGCTCTGCGTAGTACTCTAGGGGTTTGCGTAGTCGTATGAGTGCTATCCCGCACTCGTGCTTGAGAGGTTCCATAGATCCGCAGGGGTTATATCTTAGTTAGCGACGCTTCTTGTTTTGCTCACGCATGAGCTTCTCTTGCTCCTTCTGCATCTGCTCGAGACGCGCCATAAAGCCTTTCTTCTTCTTGGGCTTTCTTTGGTTCTCCTCGAGACGTGCCAGCACTTTCTCCTCATTGATCAGTAGTCGACTAGCAACAAACTGCAAGATCGTGATCAGCGTAGAGATAAAGTAGTAGTAGGTCAGACCAGCTGCATTGCTATTGAAGAAGATGAAGAACATGATCGTCATGATGTAAGGCATAAAGCGCATCATCTTCATCTGCGAATTGTCCGCGCCTGCGGACATGCTCATCGTATAGCGGGAGTAAATGATGTTGGTGACAGCCCATAGCAAGCAGAAGAGACTGATATGGTTACCACCCAGCAGCCCCGTGATAAAGGGTATGTCCGTGCTCCACGAGATGATCGGGTCATAGGTCGAGAGGTCCTTGACCCAGAGAAAGCTCTCCCCACGTAGGTCTATAGCCGTCGGGAAGAACATGTAGAGTGCTATCAAGAAAGGCATCTGCAGCAACATCGGCAAGCAACCACTCATCGGGCTAGCTCCCGCATTGCGATAAAGCTGCATCGTCGCTTGACTCCGCTTCATCATCATCTGCTGATCATCACCCGCATACTTAGCATTGATCGCCTCCACTTGCGGCTTCAAGACACGCATCTTAGCTTGCGACATATAGCTCTTGAAGGTAAGTGGCGAGAGGACCAGCTTGATAATGAGTGTCAGCAAAAGGATGATGATACCCCAGTTAGAGATAAAGCCCTGAAGGAAGTCAATCAGCGGACGAATCAGGGTGACATTGATCCATCTAAAGAGCGAGCCACCCACATAGATCATGCGCTTGAGGTCTAGTCGCTGTGCTTTGTCTACACCAGCGTCCATCCCCTTGAGCATGTTGTAGTCTAGAGGCCCCATGAAGAGTGCAAAGTCCGCTTTGCGCCCATCACGTATGTCCATGGCAAAAGAACCTTTATAGTTACAAACCTTGATATAGTCCGTCTCCTTAGGCTCAGTCTTGAAGGACATCTTATTCCCCTCTAGTCGGGTATCTCCCAGACCTATGAGTACGGTGCTAAAGAACTTATCCTTCATTGCCACCCACTGGATCTTCTCGCGGACATCCTTCTCCTGCTCCATTTTGGTCTCCTTCAGCTTCTCAACATCGTCTGCAGGATACTTATAATATATAGTGGAGTACTGATTCTCAAACTTCCAAGAGCGCTCCTGCCGCGGTATGCGCAGGCTCATCTCTAGATCTTGTATCGCATTGTTGCTCTGCAGTAGCGAGCCTAAGCCCTGCGCCTCGATAGCCATACCGAGCATATAGCCCTCGTGAGGCATCGTGTAGATGATGCGCAGATAGCTCGATGAGTCTATCGGTAGCGTCATCAAGAGCGTTGAGTCGTTAGGCTGATTTGCCTGCCAGATCAGATCTTTCGTCTCTAAAATTTGGTTTTGGTTCGTCCGTATAGGCAAGTTGAGCATAAAGTCGCCAGGAGCGAAGAGTCGCACCTGTGTGCTGTCGTAGCTCAGATAGTCTGCCAGCTCAGCCGAGACAGGCATAGCTCCTTGCGTGGAGAAGGTAACGCACAGCTTTTCATTTTGTAGCGTGTACTCCTTAACCGGCTGGCTCATCAACTGACTAAAAGCGTAGAGCGAGTCAACAGGGGCAGGCTTTACTGCATCTGAAGTCGTTTGGCTCTCCTCTGTAGCGGCTACAGCTGTATTTGTCTGGACCTGAGTGGTATCAGTCGTAGAGGTAGGTGTGGAGGCAGGCTTCTGCTTAGGTAGTAGGAAGACTGAGTAGACGACGATGACCACGCCAATCAGAACGATACCTATGAGGTTTGATTTATTCATCTAAAGTATAGAGTATGTCGGGTGTAAAAGAAACTGCTTGAGAAGTGTGCCCCTATCGATTGCTAATTGCTGAGATAAAGGCCATAAAGATCGGACTAGGCTGCAGGACCGTACTGCTGTACTCTGGGTGGTACTGCACACCGATGTACCAAGGGTGACCCTCTAGCTCCAGAGCCTCGACGAGACCTGTCTCGGGATTGGTACCTACACACTTAAAGCCAGCCTCCTCAAAGGCTGCGCGGTACTGACTATTGAACTCATAGCGGTGTCTATGTCTCTCCGAGATCAGTAGCTTACCATAAGCGGCTGCCAGCTTAGAGCCCTCCTTGAGTTCGCACTCATAGGCCCCTAGTCGCATAGAGGCGCCTAAGTCTGATATAGCCTTCTGCTCATCCATCAGATCGATAATCTTATTGGCCGCTGTCGGCTTGATCTCGGTCGTATTGCAATCCTCTAGACCCAGTACATTTTGGGCAAACTCAATAGCCATGCACTGCATACCCAGGCAGATACCGAGCGTCGGGATCTGATGCGTACGGGTATACTCTAGGGCGATCAACTTGCCCTCTACACCCCTAGAGCCAAAGCCTGGAGCCACCACGACACCATCGTAGCCACTTAGCAGCTTATCCACATTATCCTTTGTGATGCTCTCGCTATGTATCGAGGTTAGTTTGAGCTTGCGATCATGGTACACACAACTCTGGAGCAGAGCCTCATCGATAGACTTGTAGGCATCTTGCAGCTCTACATACTTGCCGACGAGAGCTATATGTAGCTCCTTGGTCGCCGACTTCATCCGGTGAACGAAGTTGCGCCATCCCTCCATTTTAGGCGTCTCGCCTACCTCTAGACCAGCCTGCTGGATCACCTGACGGTCTAGACCCTGCTCCTGTAGGAGTAGTGGTATCTCATAGATCGATGGCATATCGATACTCTGGAAGACACTCTCCTTAGATACATTACAGAAGAGCGCCACCTTGTCTAGCAATTCTTCGCTCAGCTTATGCTCCGTACGAAGCACCAAGATGTCGGGTTGTATACCCTCCTCTTGGAGCTGCTTGACCGAGTGCTGCGTAGGCTTCGTCTTGTATTCCTTGGCCGCTGCGATAAAGGGTACATAAGTCAGATGGACGCAGACGCAATGGTTCTTGAGCTCCCACTTGAGCTGACGTACACTCTCTAGGAAGGGGAGTGACTCGATGTCTCCGACCACACCACCTATCTCGGTGATGACAAAGTCGTAGTGATGCTTCATGCCTAGACGACGTACGCTCCGCTTGATCTCATCCGTGATGTGCGGGATCACCTGCACCGTCTTACCAAGGTAGTCACCGTGACGCTCCTTATTGATCACGCTCTGATAGATACGTCCCGTGGTGATGTTGTTCTCCCGAGAGGTGCGGATATTGAGGAAGCGCTCATAGTGTCCCAGGTCTAGATCCGCCTCATGGCCATCTTCCGTCACATAGCACTCGCCATGCTCGTAAGGATTGAGCGTCCCTGGGTCTATATTGATGTAAGGGTCAAACTTCTGGATCGTAACCTTGTATCCACGAGCTTGAAGCAGTTTACCAAGACTGGCGGCTACAATGCCCTTGCCAAGCGAGGAGACCACGCCTCCTGTCACAAAGATGTATCGTGTATCGGTCATAACAGTGCTATATAATATAGAGGTACTATACTCCATTAAAACTGAAGTCTGTGCAAAGGTACTAAATAGTGACCACTACGACCTCACCATTTCTATATAAATCTGTGCGCTCTCCTTATGATGGCATAGCCACCGAGGAAATCCCAAATTCCTCGGTGGCTATTTTTTATTCTCCACGTAGGGAAGAAACGATTCCTCCGAAGTTTCATTTGATTCCTCCGAAGTTTCATTTCGTCTCCACGTGGAGAATATTTTATATCCACGTGGGTATTTGAAATTTTCCACGTGGAGATTGTCGTTTTCTGAAGAGCCTCTAATCTTTTTCTGCTTTATAAGCGAAGATATATCGTGTTTCCCCGACAGGAGTCACAGGGGCACGTTTTGTCAGTTCGTTTTTTATTTGTAATATTGCGCCTAGAAAGAGAAGAACCAACCGGTACGTATTTGTCTGATCGCTATGGAAAGAAAAGAGACTAAAAAGAAAGCGGCAATAGTCAGAGAGAGCTTTAAGCTCTTCCTCGCACAGGGATATGATGCTGTCAGCTTTACAGATATCGAGCGCGCAGCACAGGTCACTCGAGGTGCTATATTTCATCATTTCAGTGGCAAGGAGGATCTGTTTAAGCATGTCGCTGACCAATTCATCGATGCATTCCTCGATACATTCCTCGAGGAGGTGGACTATGGTGCGGAATACTTGACTAGTCAGACGCCCCTCAAGGATTTTATGGACACCGGCTTAGCTCTCATAGAGCGACGGATGACCTATTTCCTCAAGGATGTCGATGTGCGTGTCACCTCTGCCAGCTTTATGAGCTTCATCTTGTACCTAAAAGATCATCACGAGACCTGGAGCGAGCAACTGCAGGAGTACGAAGCCAAAAAGATAGAAGCTTGGAGCAAGGCGATCAACCTCTCGAAGGAGCGAGGCGAGATACGTCCCGACACAGATACGACAATGCTCGCAGAGACCTTTCACCACCTCTACCTAGGGCTCTCTTTCGAAGGAGCGATGATTGACACGCTCTCTATCGCAGCACTGCGCAAGCAATGGGAGTACCTATACACCCTACACCATATAAACTGAAAGAGCTAGGAGCTACAATAACCAAAACAGATAATGGACAGTATACTCTCTATAAGAGGCTTGCGCTTTGGTTACCAAGGCAATCCAATACTCCGAGGGGTGGATCTAGAGATCCCTGCGGGCTCTATATTCGGCTACTTGGGTAAAAATGGAGCGGGCAAGTCTACGACGATTAAACTACTCTTGGGACTGCTCCCATTGGATGAGGGGGAGATACTTTTTAAGGGTGTAAACCTTAAGAACTCTCCCTTACTGCTACGCTCCAGTGCTAGTGGCATGATTGAACACCCCTCTTACTATCCTTTTCTCACCGTCTCTGAGAACCTTGACTATCTAGACCAAATCTTTCGAATGGGACGGGAGCGAAAGGACGAAGTCTTGTCTCTCCTTAGTCTCAGCGAGCATGCCGACAAGAAGGCACAAGCACTCTCGTCGGGTCTGAAGCAACGTCTAGGCCTGGCTATGTGTCTCTTCAAGCGTCCTGAGATGCTGATCCTCGATGAGCCTCTTAATGCACTCGATCCTCAGGGGATCTATGAGCTTAGGAATATCTTGTCTAGACTTAATCAAGAGGAGGGGGTGACCATCTTTCTCTCTAGTCATATCCTAGAGGAGCTGGAGAAGTTGGCTGATCAAGTCGCAATCATTAAGGAGGGTAAGATACTCTATCAAGGAGGCATCGAAGCGCTTACCCAAAAGCAACCCGATATCGTATGTCTCAAGCTGGGCGATAGCGCACTGATGACGCAACTAGGATACGACTCTAGATTCACACTGCTGCGGGTATGTGATACGCATCATGTCGAGTTTGAGGTAAAGGACGAAGAGGAATTTGCTCGCCTACTCGCAACACTTAGTCAAGACGGCGTCTCTATCTACAACGTAACGCATAGGGGTTCGGCTCTTGAAAATGCTTTTATCCACCTTACCGAATAGTGCCACTATGAAGTCTCTCATATCACTATCCAACATACTACAAGCAGAGGTTTATAAGACTCTGCGCAATAGACGCATTGTGACGATTTTGCTATCGCCACTAGTTTTCTATCTACTGATACTCCTCTATGCTATTTACAAGGGACGGACGGGGCTTTTAGATGCTACGGCGATTGTCTATGATGGTAATCCGTGGCTGATGATTTGGTCTCGCTATACACTTCCTCTACTATCCTTCGTGCTACCACCAGCCATCGTGATCCTATCTTATATGGTATGCGAGTTGGAGTTTCAAAACGATAATATCAGAACCTTCTTTGCACTCCCTATTGTTAAGTGGAAACTCTATCTATCCAAAGTCCTTTCGCTCTCGCTACTCACGGTAATCTTGTGTCTAGTTACTTGGCTTGGCTTCATCTTGGGAGGATACTTACTTGGGCTTTTGATACCTGCTTACAAGTTTACAGACTACTCCATTTGGATTGGCTCGATACAGCTATTGGGACGCATTCTACTCGCATCGCTCAGCGTTGGAGCATTGGGACTTATTGTTAGCTTGCTAACGCGTAGTTTCACGCTACCTATCCTGCTGGGATTCTTCTTGACCGCCTTTGCTGTTTTTATGACCAACGAACCTTCGGGAGCCTATCTTCCCTTTGCTACCTTTACATACTTAGCTTCGATACGACCTGTGGAGGAGCTTACAAGCTTCGCTCTGAGAGATGTGGTAAACCTCCTCTCTTGGGGGATTGCCTTAGTGATAGGTTATCTCTGCTTTACTCCTGAGAAGAAACAACTATGGGGCAAACATTAAACTCACACAATATGATGAAATCAACCCTTATCCGCAAAGCCCTCCTAGTGACGGGGCTATTGCTTGTCGCACTATCCGCCACGGCGCAGACATCTCCTTGTCAGATCAGTGGCGTCGTTATAGACTCCACACGTCACGAGGCGATAGCCTACGCTACGATTGAGTACAAACTATTAGACGAGCAGTTGACAGGCGGTGCGGTGAGCAATGAGCAGGGACACTTCGAGATGACATTGCCCCGTATGGGTAGCTACCAGTTGACGATTAGGTCGGTTGGCTTTCAGACTAAACAAATGCGGGTCACGACGCAGGCGGGACAGAACAGTTTAGACACGATCTACCTAGCACCCGATGCTCAGACTCTAGACGAGGTGCAGGTGGTGGCGCGTCGCAAGCTCATCAAACTCTCTCCCAAAGGCTTGACCTATGATATGAAAAACGACGTCTTGGCTCAGACCGACAATCTCCTCTTTGCCCTGCGCAAGGTGCCTCTCGTCACTGTAGATGGAGAGGGAAATATACGTGTCAAGGGGTCGTCAAACTTCTCCGTCTACATCAATGGATCGCCCTCTCGTGTTGCCTCGATGAACCCCACGGAGGTCCTGCGAGGTATCCCCGCCAGTAGTGTCAAGGGTATAGAGGTGATCACACAGGTGGATGCTCGCTACGATGCCTCTGCTGGAGATGCTATCATCAATATCATCACTGAGAGCAAGAGCCTAGATGGGTACAGTGGCCTAGTCTCTCTGATGGGCTCTACAATCCCCAATATCAATGGCACCTCAAGTCTGACTCTCACTAAGGGTAAGCTTAGCGTAGCGCTCAACTACAACTATGACTATACGCGTCATAAGGATCAGCCTGTGGATGTGTCTAGACGTACATTCCAAGGGGATAAGACGACCAGCCTCTTCAAGTCCTCCGAGGTAGCTGGTAGTAACAATGATGGTGTCTTCCAAAACCATGTCGGTAGCTTGATGGGAGAGTACGCCATAGATAGCCTGAATAGCCTCTATGCTGATGGGCACCTCTTCGTCTCATCGGTCTACACCACAGGGCTGTCTCAGCAGACTTTCGATCGTCCTAATGAGCCTACACGATATGCCACGTCGCTCAATCAGATGCGCTTGACCTCTGGCTCTGTAGAGGGTAACCTTATTTATCGCAATCTCTATGCTGCGGACAAGCAGCCCCGCTTCTCGATAGGTTATCGCTACGCTTACAACCCAGACCAGAGGTACAAGGAGTGGACTGAGCGTCAGTACCGAGATGGCTTCACCAGCTGGGAGAGTTCTCTCTATGATGAGACACGACGTATGGAGCGTTCACGCGGAGGTCTGAGCGAGCATGCTCTACAGAGCGACTATCAGTTTATCTGGAGCGGAGGACACGCTCTGCAGGTAGGTGTCAAGGAAGTGCTACGACTGGGTAGCTCTCGCCCTGAGTACCATCTCTGGAACGAAGGCAAGGGCGACTGGCAAGAGGTGAATAATCCGCTCTACCGTCAGGGAGACATGAGTCAGCTGCAGAGCCTTACGTCAGCTTATGCCAACTACGCTTGGCAGGGTGAACGCTTCGCTCTCTCCGCTGGGGCACGAGGCACGCTGGTCTATGACAAGATAACTTTCTCGCAAAACAGTGAGGGAGACTTTCACAAGACAGGCGTAGACCTGATCCCTACGGCTACGCTCTCCTATATGCTGACTGAGCGCCAGCAACTTTCCCTCTCTTACAAGATGAACCCTATCCGTCCTTCCATCTGGCGTCTCAATCCCTATCGAAGTCAGATGACAACATACGACATCTCTTTTGGCAATCCTTACTTGCAGTCGGAGCTACATCACAATGTAGACCTCTCCTATACATTCTTTTCGAACCAACTCTACCTCAGTCTAACGACGGGCTATGAGCAAACCAACAATGCGATTATGCCCGTAAGGTATAGAGACCCCAAGAGTCCAGAGATACTGTATCATACCTTTGCTAATGCTGGCTTGCACCGTGTGCCGAACGCTTCGCTTTGGTTAAACTGGCGTCCTATCATGCCCCTCTCGCTTACGTTCTTTGGAAGTTCTAGGTATCACCTCTTCGACTATCCTATCGAAGGACTCTCTCAGCGGAACTGGGAGCATATGCTCTCCGCCAATGTGGATGTCACGCTCCCCAAGTCGTGGTACCTAGGAGCTTCGTGGTACTACTATGCCAATCCGCCGACACTCCGCACGACCTACTCATACAACCACGGGTACAGCTTCTACCTGAAGAAGAGCTTCTGGGACGACAAGCTGGATCTAACCTTGACGGCTCAGCACCCCTTCTCGAAATACATACGCTTCGAGACGAAGCAGTGGGGTGATGACTTCGAGTATAACCAAAGGAATATGATCCAAGCGCGTGCTATCGGTCTGAAGATCACGTACAACTTCAACTCGGGCAAGAGCCGCAAGGTGACGCGCAACGAGTCTCTCGCCACCTCCGACCTAGACCAGAGGACTGGTGTGCAGTAGTATCATTGTGAGCAACTCGTAGATAATAATAAGTTAAGCTTTCAAATGAAGAAGGTAGTTTTCGTCCTCCTGCTCGTTATCGCAGGACAATGGCTTAGCGCACAGGAAGGCGCAGCGACGCTCTCACTCGAGCGACCCGTCTTGTAGCGACGCTGTTCGTCGGCTCTTCCGTCTCGGTAAAAACAGATCGCAGGAGCAGAATTACCCTTTCGGGTATTGTGAAGGGGACAAAAGATGCCGACCTTTGCCTTTGTAAGACAGTAGCACCCGAGCCCCTTATCAGAGTAGGGGCAAACAAGGTTGCGCCTGACAGCTACGCTCAACTAAACAGGAACAGAATATACTAACCGACTAAACTCAAAAACATTATGAATAGAAGAAAGTCTTCAGTAGTGT is part of the Porphyromonas asaccharolytica DSM 20707 genome and harbors:
- a CDS encoding ABC transporter permease — its product is MKSLISLSNILQAEVYKTLRNRRIVTILLSPLVFYLLILLYAIYKGRTGLLDATAIVYDGNPWLMIWSRYTLPLLSFVLPPAIVILSYMVCELEFQNDNIRTFFALPIVKWKLYLSKVLSLSLLTVILCLVTWLGFILGGYLLGLLIPAYKFTDYSIWIGSIQLLGRILLASLSVGALGLIVSLLTRSFTLPILLGFFLTAFAVFMTNEPSGAYLPFATFTYLASIRPVEELTSFALRDVVNLLSWGIALVIGYLCFTPEKKQLWGKH
- a CDS encoding TetR/AcrR family transcriptional regulator is translated as MERKETKKKAAIVRESFKLFLAQGYDAVSFTDIERAAQVTRGAIFHHFSGKEDLFKHVADQFIDAFLDTFLEEVDYGAEYLTSQTPLKDFMDTGLALIERRMTYFLKDVDVRVTSASFMSFILYLKDHHETWSEQLQEYEAKKIEAWSKAINLSKERGEIRPDTDTTMLAETFHHLYLGLSFEGAMIDTLSIAALRKQWEYLYTLHHIN
- the yidC gene encoding membrane protein insertase YidC, coding for MNKSNLIGIVLIGVVIVVYSVFLLPKQKPASTPTSTTDTTQVQTNTAVAATEESQTTSDAVKPAPVDSLYAFSQLMSQPVKEYTLQNEKLCVTFSTQGAMPVSAELADYLSYDSTQVRLFAPGDFMLNLPIRTNQNQILETKDLIWQANQPNDSTLLMTLPIDSSSYLRIIYTMPHEGYMLGMAIEAQGLGSLLQSNNAIQDLEMSLRIPRQERSWKFENQYSTIYYKYPADDVEKLKETKMEQEKDVREKIQWVAMKDKFFSTVLIGLGDTRLEGNKMSFKTEPKETDYIKVCNYKGSFAMDIRDGRKADFALFMGPLDYNMLKGMDAGVDKAQRLDLKRMIYVGGSLFRWINVTLIRPLIDFLQGFISNWGIIILLLTLIIKLVLSPLTFKSYMSQAKMRVLKPQVEAINAKYAGDDQQMMMKRSQATMQLYRNAGASPMSGCLPMLLQMPFLIALYMFFPTAIDLRGESFLWVKDLSTYDPIISWSTDIPFITGLLGGNHISLFCLLWAVTNIIYSRYTMSMSAGADNSQMKMMRFMPYIMTIMFFIFFNSNAAGLTYYYFISTLITILQFVASRLLINEEKVLARLEENQRKPKKKKGFMARLEQMQKEQEKLMREQNKKRR
- a CDS encoding CTP synthase, giving the protein MTDTRYIFVTGGVVSSLGKGIVAASLGKLLQARGYKVTIQKFDPYINIDPGTLNPYEHGECYVTEDGHEADLDLGHYERFLNIRTSRENNITTGRIYQSVINKERHGDYLGKTVQVIPHITDEIKRSVRRLGMKHHYDFVITEIGGVVGDIESLPFLESVRQLKWELKNHCVCVHLTYVPFIAAAKEYKTKPTQHSVKQLQEEGIQPDILVLRTEHKLSEELLDKVALFCNVSKESVFQSIDMPSIYEIPLLLQEQGLDRQVIQQAGLEVGETPKMEGWRNFVHRMKSATKELHIALVGKYVELQDAYKSIDEALLQSCVYHDRKLKLTSIHSESITKDNVDKLLSGYDGVVVAPGFGSRGVEGKLIALEYTRTHQIPTLGICLGMQCMAIEFAQNVLGLEDCNTTEIKPTAANKIIDLMDEQKAISDLGASMRLGAYECELKEGSKLAAAYGKLLISERHRHRYEFNSQYRAAFEEAGFKCVGTNPETGLVEALELEGHPWYIGVQYHPEYSSTVLQPSPIFMAFISAISNR
- a CDS encoding ABC transporter ATP-binding protein, giving the protein MDSILSIRGLRFGYQGNPILRGVDLEIPAGSIFGYLGKNGAGKSTTIKLLLGLLPLDEGEILFKGVNLKNSPLLLRSSASGMIEHPSYYPFLTVSENLDYLDQIFRMGRERKDEVLSLLSLSEHADKKAQALSSGLKQRLGLAMCLFKRPEMLILDEPLNALDPQGIYELRNILSRLNQEEGVTIFLSSHILEELEKLADQVAIIKEGKILYQGGIEALTQKQPDIVCLKLGDSALMTQLGYDSRFTLLRVCDTHHVEFEVKDEEEFARLLATLSQDGVSIYNVTHRGSALENAFIHLTE
- the carA gene encoding glutamine-hydrolyzing carbamoyl-phosphate synthase small subunit; amino-acid sequence: MQTSTQRKATLTLQDGSTYTGWHFGATRQLAGEVVFNTAMNGYTESLTDPSYMGQILVMTYPMVGNYGIPAATRDEYDIPKYYESDGCLMRALIVNSYSPEYSHWNAEQSLGDFMAEQGVVGITGIDTRALTKHLRDHGIQVGTITIEGETSPIEPAIGEQNLVAQASCSEPRIYGSGDCHIALIDCGLKDNILRSLIDERFTLHRVPWDYPLEQIEGLRGVFISNGPGSPTCCKETIRQIQYAFERQLPTYGICMGNQLMALASGAKIYKMKYGHHGHNQAVQLVGSPQCLITSQNHSYAVNSATLPQGWEEWYTNLNDGTNEGLMHTDLPFRSVQFHPEAKGGPLDALNFFSDFQDTVLNYPQLSK
- a CDS encoding amidophosphoribosyltransferase; protein product: MEPLKHECGIALIRLRKPLEYYAEHYGTTLYGLNKLYLLMEKQHNRGQDGAGLAVVKTQAPPGDEYIYRERALGSNAITEIFKTVHETIAMAHDGTTPTVEQATQAERYTPFLGDCYMGHLRYSTTDLAGLTFVHPMIRRSNWRAKSLAVCGNFNLTNVSGIFDEITAIGQHPRTSSDTHIILDQVGHRLDREVERLYKIAHEEQGLEGMDITHFIEDNLDLTNVLHRTSPIWDGGFVMCGMTGSGDSFVLRDRNGIRPAFYYIDDEIIVVASERPVIQTVMNVTYDKVLELNPGEALTIDNKANPSITQILEPGELKACSFERIYFSRGSDRDIYRERKMLGQLLTPAILREIDGDLTHSVFSFIPNTAEVAYFGMLEGLNLELNKRKAEQIEQVLGTPDFDAQLKHILSQRIRSEKVAIKDIKLRTFISEGNTRNDLATHVYDVTYGSIERGVDNLVVIDDSIVRGTTIRQSILTILDRLGPRKIVFVSSAPQIRYPDYYGIDMRHVDEFIAFRAMIALLQERGQQRMLDEAYREAIALRERPLTEYVPNVIKTLYASFTEEEISAKIAELVKSDGIKAEVSIVYQTVETLHEAIPHHPGDWYFTGDYPTPGGSHLVNDAFIAYYEQQYNRK